In Apium graveolens cultivar Ventura unplaced genomic scaffold, ASM990537v1 ctg5783, whole genome shotgun sequence, a single window of DNA contains:
- the LOC141702833 gene encoding uncharacterized protein LOC141702833 produces MVPVEVGSGSLRRDCYGKEDAEVNQRLHLDLLEETRENSQLRLAAYQQRAARYYNKKVKGQLLKVGDLVLRKVMPNTKNPQHGVFGANWEGPYRIKSIIWKGTYHLKDMDGKLIPRAWNAEHLRKYYQ; encoded by the coding sequence atggtccccgtggaaGTTGGATCGGGATCACTTCGCAGAGATTGTTACGGGAAAGAAGATGCtgaggttaatcaaaggcttcatttagATCTCTTAGAGGAGACGAGGGAAAATTCTCAGCTAAGGCTAGCAGCATATCAGCAGCGCGccgcaaggtattataacaagaaggtaaaagGACAGTTGCTGAAGGTGGGGGATTTGGTACTTAGGAAAGTGATGCCCAATACAAAGAACCCccaacatggagtgtttggagctaattgggaaggaccgtacagaaTAAAGTCTATCATATGGAAGGGGACTTATCACCTTAAAGATATGGACGGGAAGCTAATTCCGCGAGCTTGGAATgcggaacatctccgaaagtattaccAGTGA